In Mycolicibacterium aubagnense, the DNA window ACCGGAATCGAAGGTCGCGTCCAGACGGGCGCGGGCGTCGGCGTCGGACTTGCCACGGACCAGGCAGATGACCTTGCCGTCGACCAGGTCCATGCGCTCCAGCCACTCCAGCGCCAGATAGCGGCCCAGGAATCCGGTTGCGCCCGTGAGCAATACGGTGCGCACCTCGGAAGCCGGGCCGGGCAGCGATGGCGCGGCGGCCAACGTCGCGGCATCGATGAACTTGTCCAGCGTCAGGTCCGCGGCGCGCGCCTCGGTGGCGTTCTTGCCGTGCACCGTGGAGAACGTCGGCCGCTTGCTGCCGGGCGCGCGCTCCCCGTCGATGTAAGCCGCCACACCTGCCAGGTCGGTGGCCGGGCTGACGATCACGCCGACCGGCACCTCGACCTCGAAAATCTCCTCGAGCAGGTTGCCGAAGGTCAACGCCGACAACGAATCTCCACCCAGGTCGGTGAAGTGCGCATCGCCCGTCAGGTCCGAGCCGGCCGCGCCCAAGGTCGCTCCGACAGCACGCAGCACGGTCTCGAGCACCGGGGCGTCGGAGGCACGCAGCGCCCGCAACGCTCGAAGTTCCATGGCCTGACCCTCGGCCAGTTCGGCGTACAGTTGCTCCAGTTCGGCGCCGTACCGGGCCTTCAGCTTCGGCCAGGCCAGCTTGCGGACGCCGGTCAGCAATCCGTTCTCCAGCGAGAACGGCTCGGTCTCGATGATGAAGTCGCGGGGGATCTCGTACGACTGCAGCCGGGCCTCGCGGGCCACCACCTGCAGCGCGTCGGCCAGCTCGGGCCGCAAGGATTCCGGACCAGCAGCGCCGCCCAAAGCCTCCGAAGACGGCACGATCACCGCCAGCAGGTAGGAGCGAGAACTGTTGCCGTACACGTAGATCTGCCGGACCAGCGGGCTGGTGCCGAAGGCGGCTTCCAGCTTGGACAGCGTTACGAACTCGCCCTGCGCCAGCTTCAGCACGTTGTTGCGGCGGTCGAGGTACTGCAGGTGGTCGGGGCCGAGTTCGGCGACAATGTCGCCGGTGCGGTAGAAGCCGTCCGCGTCGAACACGTCGGCGGTGACATCGGGCCGCTTGTAGTAGCCCGGGATCAAATCGGTTGACTTCAAGAGCAATTCACCACGCGGGTGCGGCCGGTCGGTCGAGAGGTAGCCGAGCTCGGGCACGTCGACCAGCTTGTAGTCCAGGACTGGCGGACGATTCACATGGCCGCTGAGCATGACGCCGCCGGCCTCGGTCGAGCCGTAGGCCTCCATCAACTCCAGCCCGAGGAACTTCTGCACCCAGGCCTTGAGCTCGGGCGAGATCGGTGCCGATCCCGTCATGGCGACGAGCTGGCGCCCACCGATCAGGCTGACGCTCCGTTCGTCGAGCACCTGCTGCTCCGAGACACCTTCGAGAGCCCGGCGGTCGACCTCGCTCTGCACTTCCTGGTGGATCATCTCCCAGACCCGGGGCACGAAGGTCATCTGCGTCGGCCGGACCAGCGCGATGTCCTCCAGGAGGGTGGACAGGTCGCTCTTGGCCGCGAAGTACACGGTGCCGCCGTGGGCCAAAGTGCGGTAGACGGTGCCGCGACCCATCATGTGGCTCATCGGCAGGAAACTCAGAACGATAGAGGGCAACGCCGGCTGCTGGCTGACCAAGCCGGTCCGCCAGGCGTTGGTGACGAGCCGCTCGGGATACATGGCGCCCTTGGGGGTGCCGGTGCTGCCGGAGGTGTAGATCAGGACCAACAGTGGGTCTGGCTCGACGGCCGCCACGGGCTCGACGGCCGGAAGCGCGGTTCCGCGCGACACCATCTCGGCGAGAGTCTCGACCACGACGCCGCGCTCGGCCAAACGGGCCGCGGCCCGCTCGACGGCCTCGCGCTCGTCGTCGACCTGGGCGTGGTGGTCGAACACGACCACCCGGGTCAGTGCGGCGCTCGCGCCGGATACCAATTCAATCGCGTCGTCCAGGAACTTCACGTCGGCGAACAGCGCGCGGGGCTCGGTCTCATCGAGGATCGGGCGCAGCTGCTCGGCAGGCGCACTGGTCTGCAGCGGGACGGCGACGACGCCGGCGCGCGCCAGGGCGGTATCGATGATCGTGTATTCGGCGCTCGTGAAACCGAGCACGGCGACCCTGTCGCCAGCGGCGACGATTGGCTGACCGCCGCCGGGGACGTTGTCGTCTGTGCCGGAGAGCAGCGCGTTGTCCACGGCCTGGATCTGCCGCCAGACCTCGCCGAAGGTGACGGTGTCGTAGCGCGGCAGCAGCCGGGACACGGTGCGGCCGGCATCGTCGGTCACGTATTCGACGGCGCGCTGCCCGAGCGCGGGCCGGTCGGCGTAGGCCGCCATGACGGCGCGGATCACCTCGGGCAGCCGGATGCCGGGCTCGTCGAGGGCGGCGCCGACCCCGGGAAGGGGCAGAGCCGCGGCAAGTTGGGGGTCGGTGGCGCAGAGGTCAGCGACGCGCTGCGTCAGTTCGTCGGTAAGTGCGGTTTGTTCGTTCGCCATAGCTACCTCATCACAATCATTTCACCAGCGTCGGCAAATACAACGTTAGCAAAACTAAAGATATGCCGAGCCACGTCTGTGACAAACCGCACTGCTCGGTTCAGCGTTCCGGGGTGGGTTGCACCGGTTGCGGCGCGAGCGGCGGGACCGCCTTCGTCCCCGCCTGCGTTTCGTACGCGCCTTCGTCCCGGCCGAGGGCGATGGTCGCCGCCGCCATGGCGCCGATGGACGCGACGAGCGCCGCGGCTTCGACTCCGGTCGTGTCGAAGCCCTCTCCGAGCACCAGTGCACCGAGGACGACGGCCACCACCGGCTCGAGCACGAGCATGGTCGGAACCGACGTCTGCAGCGCGCCGGCATGGAACGCGGACTGCTGCAGCACGGTCGCCACCGCGCCCAAGATGATGAGCAGGTACGGCGCCGGCGTCGCCAGCAGGCCCAGCCAGCCCCGGTGCTGAAGGATCGCCATGAAGATTTTGGTCACCACGGCGACGACGCCGAACAACACCCCGACACCGACGGCCAGCAGGACGGCGCGCGCCCAGCCGCTGCATCGCACCGCCAGCACCACGCACCCGACGATGATCGCGGCGCACACCGCGGCGACCAGCACGATCATCCCTGGCGAGGCCAGGTGTTCGTCGCGTTCAGGCCGGGCCAGCACGACGAATCCCGCCAACCCGATGGTCAGCAGTCCGGCCCACAGCCACTCACCGCGGGTCACCCGGCGGTGCGCCTGATGCGCACTGAGCGGCAGCGCGAACAGCAGCGCCGAGACCAGCAGCGGCTGCACCAACAGCAGCGATCCGTGCCCCAACGCCAGCGCCTGGAAGACGTAGCCGGCGACGGCCGCACCGGTGCCGGCCCACCACAACCGGCGTCTCAGCAGCGTCGACAGCATGACGACGCTGACGCCGTGTTCGGGCGGTACATCGATCGTCGCGCGCTGCCGCACCACGATGCCGACGGCAGCACACACGGCCGCGCACAGGGCGAACAGCACCACGAGTCCGTGTTGAATCAACGGAGACGTCCGATCAGCGTGGCCGCATATCGCGCCACAGACCTCACCGGAAACATCACGCCCAAAGGGTAGTCGAGCGGGACTATCTGTCCCACTCGCGAGCGCGCGGCCGCCCCGTCGCGAGCAACCGCTCCCCGCCTAAACACTGGCCAGTCAGGCACATTTACCGTTACCTTATATTTCTCTTATCTTTCTTATTTTTGAGGTACGGTCGGTGCCATGCACCCAAGAATCGCTCTCGTCACCGGCGCTTCGCGCGGCATCGGAGCCGCCGTGGCCGGGCAGCTGGCCGGCCCCGACACGCATGTCCTGGTGAACTACCGAGAGAAGGCCAAGCGCGCCGGCACGATCGTGGACAGCATCCGCGCAGCCGGCGGGCAGGCGTCCGCCATCGGCGCCGACGTGTCCGACGCCGCCGCGACCAAGGAAATGATCGATCGGATCGACAGTCGCTTCGGGCGCCTCGACATCCTGGTGCTCAACGCGTCCGGTGGCCTGGAGTTCGGCGCCGCACCGGACTACGCGATGCGCCTGAACCGCGACGCCCAGCTGCGACTGGTCGATCTGGCGCTCCCCCTGATGCCCGCCGGCGCTCAGATCGTCTTCGTCACCAGCCACGAGGCCCACTGCTATCCGCACCTGCCAGTGCCCGACAGATACGGCCCCATCGCCGCCAGCAAGCGGGCCGGGGAGAACGCGCTACGTGCGCTGCGACCTGAATTCGACCGGTGCAGAATCGGATTCACCGTGGTCTCGGGAGACATGATCGAAGGCACGATCATCGCCCGGCTGTACGAACGTCGCGATCCCGAGGCCGTCGGCGCACGCCGCAGCCAAGGACCGCTGCCGACCATCGACGAATTCGCCACCGCCATCACCACCGCCGCCACGGGCCGCGACCTACGTGACACCGTGTACGTCGGGGGCGCGGACCACCTGGTCCTGCCCGCGTGAATCCAGGCCGAGGCCGATCAGGGCTCGAGCAGCACCTTGATGGCCGTGCGCTGATCCATCGCCGTGTACGCGTCGGCGACCTGGGCGAGCGGTAGGGCCAGGTCGAAAACCCGGCCGGGCTCGATGGCCCCGGACAGCACGTCCGGCAGCAGCTCGTCGAGGTAGGGCCGGACGGTCGCCATGCCGCCCGCGACGTGGATGTTCGTGTTGAACAGTTGGCGCATCGGCAACTCGGGTGCGCCGGCAGGCACGCCGACGAACCCCAGATGGCCACCGGGACGGACCGCGCCGAGCGCCTGGCGCATCGAATCCTTGGTGCCCACGCACTCCAGCACCGAATCGGCACCGACGCCGCCCAGCAGGTCCTCGATGGCCGCGATCCCCTCATCACCCCGCTCGGCGACGATATCTGTCGCACCGAAGGCGCGGGCCAAATTCTGCCGGTCCTCGTGCCGAGACATCACGATGATTCGTTCCGCGCCAAGGCGTTTCGATGCCAGCACCGCGCACAGCCCAACGGCGCCGTCCCCCACGACCACCACCGTGGCGCCGGGGTGCACGTTGCCGGCCCGCGCGGCATGATGCCCGGTGGACATGACGTCGGCGAGGGTCAGCAGGTGCGGGTACAGCTCGGCATGTGGTGTTTCCGGCACCGTGAACAGAGTGCCGTCGGCGAAGGGCACGCGGACGTATTGCCCCTGCGCCCCGTCGAGCGGTTCGCCGGATCGGGTGGCCCCGCCCCAGATCCCGAAATTCACGCACGAGGTGGTGATCCCGTTGCGGCAGTGCACGCACGTGCCGTCACTGTCGGTGAACGGCGAGATCACGAAGTCTCCGACGCGCACGTTGTTCACCTCGGCGCCAACAGCTTCCACGATCCCGATGAACTCATGCCCGATCGGGTGCGGTGCGTTCGTCGGCGCGACGCCGCGGTACGGCCACAGGTCCGAACCGCACACGCAGGTCCGCACCACCCGGACCACTGCGTCGCCCGGTGACTGAATCTGCGGGTCGGGGCGCTCCTCGAATCGAATGTCGCCTGGCCCGTAGATGATCGTGGTCTGCACAGCTGCCCGCCCTTTCAGGTGTCGATTCCGACCCCTGAGTCTTGCGGATCTAGCCCGTCGGCGCGAGCACCAGGCCACCCGTGGTGGCCGGAGCAGGTGCGGCAGGCACCGGGACCACGGCCGGAGCCGCAGCGGGCGCCGCAACCGGAACCGCGGCAACGACGGGAGCCGGTGCCGGCACCGCGACCGGAGCCACCACAGGCGCGGGAGCCGGCGCCGGGGCGGCCGGCGGGGGCACCGGAGCGCCGACGCCCAGCACGCGCAGCAGATCCGGCTTCATGGCCTGCAGCTGCTGACCCCAGTAGCCCCAGCTGTGGGTGCCGTCCGTCGGGAAGTTGAACACCGCGTTGCGACCACCGGCCTGCTGATACAGCCTCTGGAAGTCCCGGTTCGAGCTGATCGTGAGGTTCTCCAGGAACTGGGCGCTGTAGAGAATCCCGATGTCGCCCGGCGTATCCAGGTCGGACGGCATGCCGTTGCCGCAGTACACCCAGACCGCGGTGTTGTTGGCCACCAGCTGCTGGACGTTGACGGTCGGGTCGTTGCGCCGCCAGGCCGGATCGCTCGCGATGCCCCACATCTGGGTCGGGTTGAACCCGCCGGCGTCCTTCATCGCGAATCCGATCAAGGTCGGCCACAGGCCCTGCGACGGGTTGAGGAAGCCCGACAGCGAGCCGGCGAAGATGAACTGCGACGGGTGCCAGATGGCCAGCGTCAGGGCGGAGCCACCCGACATCGAAAGGCCGACGACGGCGTTGCCGGTCGGCTGCACGCCTCGGTTCGCGGCCAGCCAGGCCGGCAGCTCCTGGGTCAGGAACGTCTCCCACTTGTAGGTGATGACGCCGTTGTTGTTCGTGGCCGGCTGGTACCAGTCGGTGTAGAAGCTCGACTGGCCGCCGACGGGCATCACCATCGAGATGCCCGACTGGTAGTACCACTCGAACGCGGCGGTGTTGATGTCCCAGCCGCTCTGGTCGTCCTGGGCCCGCAGACCATCGAGCAGGTACACCGCGTGCGGCCCGCCGCCCTGGAACTCAACCTTGATGTCGCGCCCCATCGCGGGCGACGGAATGTTCAGCACCTCAACCGCTTTCGCGGCGGCGTGCGCCTGCGGCAGCGCCGCGGGCATCGCCATTCCGGGGACCGTCAGGGCAGCGACAGCCGCCACCGCGAGCCGGCGCAGTTTCGCGCCGAAATTCTTGCCAACCAGAGTCGCCAACACGAAGTGAAAACTAACCCCGGGTCGCACCGGCGCGGCCGACCAACGCGCGGTGTGATCGCCTCGTTACCAAGGTGTTTGGCTATCGAGTCCAGAACGCTTCACGCAGTGCCGTGATCGGTGCCATCGCCGACGACGGTCACGTCGCCGGAGGTGCACGGCTCCTGATGCCAGTCCCCGAACGGATCCGGGTAGTCGGACCAGGCGCCGCGCACGGCGAATTCCTCGTCGGTCAGCAAGGCGCCGTTCAGCGCAGCGGTGACATCGTCGGGGCGGGCGCCGCACACCAGAATGATCATCGCGGTGTTCCGGTCCCCGAAGTCGTTGTCCCACATCAGGTCTGCCAGAGCTCGCCGTTCGCGGTCCAGGTAGGCCGCTTCGCTGACGGTCATGGCGGCGATCCACCGGCCGGCATTGCTGACCCGCAGGCCGCCGCCGGCCGACTCCAGCCACATGACGTGATCAGCCCTGTTGGCCAACCAGATCCGGCCACGGGTCCGGATCACCCCGTCCAGGAGGTGGTCGATGGCGTCGTGCAGGCGTTCGGGGTGGAATGGCCGGCGCGCGTTGAACTCAACAATCTGAACGGGCCCTTCAGGTTTGAGGCTGGGCTGCCCGGCGAGCAGCGGTCCGTGCGGCTCGTCGGCGCGGCCCAGCCGGGCGTCGGGCCGCAAGGTGCGCAACGCACCCTCGACCAGGTCGGGCTCGGTGACGAGCCGCGCTCGCGGTGCCAGCCGGCGGCAGGCCGCCAACAGCACGGGTTCGGCGTGGGTCACCACGAGCACGTCGGCGAACTCCGCCTGCCCCACTGCCACCTGGGCGACGGTCCGACCGTCGGGCAGTTCGTCGTCGCCAAGCGCCTCGGACAGCCAGTCGGACGCTTCGATGCACGTCACCACACCCGCAATCGCCACATCCCGGGCAGCCGGCCCGTCGATATATCCGGGGCCGACGTGCACGCGTACGTGGTTGATGGCCCAGCAGATCGGCTCGGGCTCCATCCACGGCTCCAGGTGGACCACGATCCGGTGGATGTCGTCGCGCCGGTGCAGCAGGCGCAGGTAGATCAGCAGGTCATTGCGGACAGTGCAGGACACGCAGCCGTGGGCCAGTTCCAGCGCCGCCTCGGTTTCGTTGACGATGCCGTGGGGCGCGGTGACGGTGCGACGGCGCACGACGTGACCGTCGAACTGGTGCTCCACGAGCACCGTGCCCGGCCCCTTCAACAGTTCCTCGGTCGCGTATCCGGTCGGTCCCTGACCAGCCACGACGATCACCGGCGTCCGCATCGCCACTCCTTATCGACAATCATTTTCAATTCGGTCGCTGCCACGCTACAGTGGCGGTCGGCACTTGTCGAAAACGATTTTCATTAACGATAGGGCATGAGACATGTCAGCGCACTGCCAGGTCACCGGGCGCCGGCCCGGCTTCGGCAACACGGTTTCGCACTCCAACCGCCGCACCTCGCGTCGGTGGAACCCCAACATCCAGACCAAGACCTACTACCTACCTTCGGAAGGCCGGCGGATCCGGCTCCAGGTCAGCACCAAGGGCATCAAGGTGATCGACCGGGACGGCATCGAAGCCGTCGTGGCCCGACTGCGTCGAGACGGGGTGCGAATCTAGATGTCCCGCACCGATATTCGTCCCGTGGTGAAGCTGAAGTCCACCGCGGGCACCGGCTACACGTACGTCACCCGCAAGAACCGGCGCAACGATCCCGATCGGCTGGTGCTGCGCAAATACGACCCGATCATCCGCAAGCACGTCGACTTCCGCGAGGAGCGCTGAGCCGCCATGGCCAAGAAATCGAAGATCGCCAAAAACGAGCAGCGCCGGCTGACCGTCGCGCGTTATACCGAGCGCCGGACCGAACTCAAGGCAATCATCAAGTCCCCGCTGAGTACTGCCGACGAACAGGCCGCGGCCATGCGGGAACTGGCCCGCCAGCCGCGCGACGCGAGCCCGGTGCGCGTGCGCAACCGTGACGCCGTCGACGGCCGCCCGCGCGGTCATCTGCGTAAGTTCGGACTGTCCCGGGTCCGGGTACGGGAAATGGCGCACGAAGGACAACTGCCCGGCATCCGGAAAGCGAGCTGGTGATGGCGCAGCGCAAGACCAGTCGGCGGCCGGTTGAAACGAAACGGCCCGCCGCGAACATGTTCACCAAGCTCGGGATCGAGCGCATCGACTACAAGGACACCGCCGTGCTGCGGCAGTTCATCTCGGAGCGCGGGAAGATCCGGTCCCGGCGCGTGACCGGCCTGACCGTCCAGCAACAGCGGCAGGTCGCCACCGCGATCAAGAACGCCCGGGAAATGGCGTTGCTCCCCTAACCCGGGATCATCCCGTACATCGTCTGTAGCTGCTGCGTCCGCAGCAGCACCAAGCCGACGAACAGTACGAGCAACACCGTGGTCACCGAGATCAGCGCCAGGAGTCGTTGCCGTGCAGGGATATACGCGAAGACAGCCGCCACCAACGTGCCGGTGACCAAGCCGCCGACGTGGCCCTGCCAACTGATCGACTGGGAGCTGACCGCGGGTAGCACGAAGGTGATCACCAGGTTGATGACGATGAGCAGTGCGATGCCGCGGACCTGAAGCTGCAGCCGCCGGAAGAGGACGAACGTCGCGCCGAACAGGCCGAAGATCGCGCCCGACGCGCCGGCGGTACCCGAGTTCAGCGGTGACAGCAGATACACCAGGACCGCCCCACCGAGGCCACTGAGCGCGTACAAGACCCCGAAGCGAAGCCGGCCCAGCCATTGCTCCAACTGCGGCCCGACCGCCCACAGCGCCCACATGTTGAAGACGATGTGCGCCAGGCCGTAGTGCAGGAAAGCAGACGTCACCAAGCGGTAGTACTGGCCGTAGACGGCAACGCCGGGCGGCCAGAGCACCAGATCCTGCTGCATCTGCGCCGAGGTGTGCTGCAACACGAACATCACCAGGTTGACCGCGATCAGCGTGTAGGTGACCGGCGAGCCCTTGGCGATCCGGCCGCCGAAGTGGGTCCGGGCCTGACGGACCGACTGCCTGCCTTCGTTGACGCACTCCGGGCATTGCTGGCCGACCGCAGCCGACGTCATACAGTCCGGGCAGATCGGACGGCCGCACCGGCTGCAGCTCACGTACGTCGGGCGGCTGGGATGCCGATAGCAGGTCGGCGTCGGGACGGTCATTGAGTGATCTTCCGGGCTACAGCCGCCATAGGGCTTCCTGGCTGGTGCTGGCGATCAGCACCCCATCAGTGTCGTACAGGGCTCCGGTGACGAGCCCGCGGGAGTCGGTGTTGTTCAGCCGGGTGACTTCGTAGCGATGCCAGTCATGCGGGACGAACGGGCGGTGGAACCACACCGCGTGGTCCAGGCTGGCCGCGAATCCGTCGTGCAGGTGTGTACCGTCGGGCCGCGCGACGGGGACCGGGCCGAAGTCGGACATGAAGGTCAGCGCGGCGGCCCGGATCAGCGTGTCGTCCTCGATCTGGTCTTTGGTGCGAATCCAGAACGGCGGCACGGCGAACGCTCCGGCGTCTTCCGGCCGCACCCGGATATCGAAATGGTCGGCGGCAGTCAGGCTCGGCGCCTTCGGCACGGCGACGTCGAACTCGAGACCCACCACTTCGGGACGCTGCCAGTCGGCGCCGGGCTCGGGAATATGGAACGACGCGATCATTTCCAGGATCGTCTTGCCGTGCTGCTTCGCGGTGACGCGACGGGTATCGAAGGACCGGCCGTCCCTGGTCCGTTCCACGTGAAACTCCACGTCGACCCCGTACTGGCCGCCCCGGACGAAGTAGAGGTGCAGCGACTGCGGCAGCTTGTCCGGCTCGACGGTACGACCGGCCGCACCGAGCGCCTGCGCGGCGATCAGCCCACCGAACAGGGAGCGCCCCGGCCCGTCCGTCGGCTGCGGCGCGATGAACGTGTCACCGTCGCGCGCGAAGTTCAGAAGTTGGGCGATCCAAGAACTCATAAGGCGGCAGCGTAGCTATCCGCGCCCAATCTGCGGCGACGCCTAGGCTGACAGGCATGGTTCAACGCCGGGGATTCAATGACACCGTCACCCGATTCTGGGGCTTCGCCGCCCCCGCCTATGACACCCAGGTACTCCAGCGCATCGTCTACCAGCCCGCGCAAGATGAGGTGCTGGCCCAGCTCCGCGCGCACGACGCCCTGACCGTCGCCGACATCGGCTGCGGGACCGGCATTTTCGCAGACCGGATCGAACGCGAGCTCAATGCCGTGGTAACGGGCGTGGACATGTCCGAGGGCATGCTGGCCCAGGCCAAGGCCCGGTCCTCGAAGGTCACCTGGGTCACCGCGCCCGCCGAGGAGCTGCCGTTCAACGACGGTGCGCTGGACGCAGTGGTCACGACGTCGGCCTTCCACTGGTTCGACCAGCCCGCGGCCTTGCGCGAGTTCCACCGCGTGCTCAAGCCGGGCGGGATCGCGGCCGTCACCACCATCAGCCCACGCCAGGTTCTGCCGCTGCACGCGCTGTCGTCGCACATCCTGAACCCCGCCCACAACCCGTCGCCCGCGGAGATGAAGAAGCTGTTCGAGGGCGCCGGATTCACGGTGTCCGAGCAGCACCGGGTGAAGCGGCCGGTGTGGACGCTTATCGTGTCCGACCTGCTGACCGTCGGAACGAAGTAGCCGACGTGCCCGAACTACACCCCGACGTCGCGATCCTGGCCCCGCTGCTGGGTACCTGGGCCGGCACCGGCTCCGGCGAGTACCCGACCATCGCTTCGTTCGACTACCTCGAAGAGGTCACCTTCGGCCATGTCGGCAAGCCGTTCCTGGCCTACAGCCAGAAGACGCGCGCCGCTGAGGACGGCCGTCCCCTGCACGCCGAGACCGGCTACCTCCGGGTGCCCGCACCCGGACGTATCGAGTGGGTGCTGGCGCACCCCACCGGCATCACCGAGATCCTGCAGGGCACGCTCAGCACCGACGACGAGTTCGTACTGGACCTGTCCTCCACCGACATCGGACGCACCGACTCAGCGAAAGAGGTTGACGCCCTGCGTCGTTGGTACCGCCTTGACGGAGACACGTTGAGCTACAACGTCCGGATGGCCGCCGTGGGCATACCGCTGCGCCACCACCTGGCGGCCGTCCTGCATCGGAAGGACGCATGACGGAGCAACAGACCGGCCGCATTCGGGTCCCGGCCGACCTGGACTCGGTGACCGCAATCGGCGAAGAAGACCATACTGCCGTCGATCCCCAAGCGGTGGAACGGATTTGGCGCGCAGCGGAGCACTGGTACGCAGCCGGCATGCACCCGGCCATCCAGGTGTGCTTGCGGCAGAACGGCCGGGTGGTGCTCAACCGCGCGATCGGCCACGGCTGGGGCAACGGACCGGACGATCCGGTGAACGCCGAGAGGATTCCCGTCGGTGTCGATACCCCGTTCTGCGTGTACTCGGCAGCCAAGGCGATCAGCACGACGGTGGTGCACATGCTCGTCGAGCGCGGAGAACTCGACCTGGACGCCCGCGTTTGCGACTACCTGCCGACGTACACCAGCCACGGCAAGGATCGCACCACCGTGCGGCACGTCGTCACCCACAGCGCCGGGGTGCCACTGGCCACCGGCCCGCGGCCCGACCTCAAGCGGATGAACGACAGCGAGTACGCCCGCGAGATGCTCGGGAATCTCCGGCCGATCTACCGGCCCGGCCTCATGCACATGTACCACGGCCTCACCTGGGGTCCACTGATCCGCGAAATCGTTTCGGCCGCAACAGGTCGCAACATCCGCGACATCCTGGCCACCGAGATCCTCGAACCGCTGGGCTTCCGCTGGACCAATTACGGCGTTGCACCGGAAGATGTTCCGCTGGTCGCGCCGAGCCACGTCACGGGCAAACCACTGCCGGCGCCGATGGCGGCGGCGTTCAAGAAGGCGGTCGGTGGCACCCCGAACCAGATCATCCCGTTCAGCAACACGCCGGACTTCCTGACCAGCGTGGTGCCGTCGTCGAGCACGGTCTCCAACGCCGTCGAACTGTCCCGGTTCGCTGAAATGCTCTGTCGCGGCGGGGAACTCGACGGGGTGCGCGTGCTACGTCCGGAAACTCTACGGGCGGCGACCGCCCCGTGCCGGCGGTTGCGCCCCGACATCGCCGTCGGGCTCCAGCCGATGCGGTGGGGCACGGGATACATGTTGGGCTCCAAGCGATTCGGCCCGTTCGGCCGGGGCGCCCCCGAGGCCTTCGGGCACACCGGGCTGACCAATATCGCGGTATGGGCCGACCCGGCCCGGAATCTTGCCGCCGCCGTGGTCAGCAGCGGCAAGCCCGGCGGTCATCCTGAGGCCAACCGGTACCCGGCGCTGCTCGACGCGATCGCCGAGCAGCTCCCGGTCACCTGATAGCTCAGGCCTTCGACGCGGCCTTCGCGAACAGCCGCAGCAGGACCTGGTTGATGGCCGTCAAAGCCAGCTTGACCGGCGGGAAGGACGCGGTCGAGTTCAGCGTGTAGTCGATGCGGGTGCCCGAGCCCTCGGAGGTCAGGCGCACCTCACCCGAGTAGCCCGGGAACGGCACGCCGGAGCGGGCCTTGTAGCCGAACACATGGGGGGCGTCGAAGGTCACGACCTCTTCGACGATTGCCGGAGCCGGTCCAGGCGCCGAGATGCGCCGGACGGCGCCCAGGCCATTCGGTGCGGGCGTGCCGGGCTGATCGATGGTCACGGTGATGCCGGGACCCCAGTTGGCCATGCCTTCGTGGTCGATCAGGGTGGCCCAGACAACGTCGATCGGGCGGGCAACTGTGGTGGTTGCTGTCGATTGCATGGACCGATCATGCCGCACCCCCACCCGCGACGCCTGGCAGGCTGTCCCCATGCCCGACGAACCGTTGCGCGACGACCACACCGAGCTCCTGCGCCGC includes these proteins:
- a CDS encoding esterase family protein yields the protein MAMPAALPQAHAAAKAVEVLNIPSPAMGRDIKVEFQGGGPHAVYLLDGLRAQDDQSGWDINTAAFEWYYQSGISMVMPVGGQSSFYTDWYQPATNNNGVITYKWETFLTQELPAWLAANRGVQPTGNAVVGLSMSGGSALTLAIWHPSQFIFAGSLSGFLNPSQGLWPTLIGFAMKDAGGFNPTQMWGIASDPAWRRNDPTVNVQQLVANNTAVWVYCGNGMPSDLDTPGDIGILYSAQFLENLTISSNRDFQRLYQQAGGRNAVFNFPTDGTHSWGYWGQQLQAMKPDLLRVLGVGAPVPPPAAPAPAPAPVVAPVAVPAPAPVVAAVPVAAPAAAPAVVPVPAAPAPATTGGLVLAPTG
- the mrf gene encoding ribosome hibernation factor-recruiting GTPase MRF, with translation MRTPVIVVAGQGPTGYATEELLKGPGTVLVEHQFDGHVVRRRTVTAPHGIVNETEAALELAHGCVSCTVRNDLLIYLRLLHRRDDIHRIVVHLEPWMEPEPICWAINHVRVHVGPGYIDGPAARDVAIAGVVTCIEASDWLSEALGDDELPDGRTVAQVAVGQAEFADVLVVTHAEPVLLAACRRLAPRARLVTEPDLVEGALRTLRPDARLGRADEPHGPLLAGQPSLKPEGPVQIVEFNARRPFHPERLHDAIDHLLDGVIRTRGRIWLANRADHVMWLESAGGGLRVSNAGRWIAAMTVSEAAYLDRERRALADLMWDNDFGDRNTAMIILVCGARPDDVTAALNGALLTDEEFAVRGAWSDYPDPFGDWHQEPCTSGDVTVVGDGTDHGTA
- the rpmB gene encoding 50S ribosomal protein L28, with the translated sequence MSAHCQVTGRRPGFGNTVSHSNRRTSRRWNPNIQTKTYYLPSEGRRIRLQVSTKGIKVIDRDGIEAVVARLRRDGVRI
- the rpmG gene encoding 50S ribosomal protein L33, yielding MSRTDIRPVVKLKSTAGTGYTYVTRKNRRNDPDRLVLRKYDPIIRKHVDFREER
- the rpsN gene encoding 30S ribosomal protein S14 is translated as MAKKSKIAKNEQRRLTVARYTERRTELKAIIKSPLSTADEQAAAMRELARQPRDASPVRVRNRDAVDGRPRGHLRKFGLSRVRVREMAHEGQLPGIRKASW
- the rpsR gene encoding 30S ribosomal protein S18; this translates as MAQRKTSRRPVETKRPAANMFTKLGIERIDYKDTAVLRQFISERGKIRSRRVTGLTVQQQRQVATAIKNAREMALLP
- a CDS encoding rhomboid family intramembrane serine protease → MTVPTPTCYRHPSRPTYVSCSRCGRPICPDCMTSAAVGQQCPECVNEGRQSVRQARTHFGGRIAKGSPVTYTLIAVNLVMFVLQHTSAQMQQDLVLWPPGVAVYGQYYRLVTSAFLHYGLAHIVFNMWALWAVGPQLEQWLGRLRFGVLYALSGLGGAVLVYLLSPLNSGTAGASGAIFGLFGATFVLFRRLQLQVRGIALLIVINLVITFVLPAVSSQSISWQGHVGGLVTGTLVAAVFAYIPARQRLLALISVTTVLLVLFVGLVLLRTQQLQTMYGMIPG
- a CDS encoding acyl-CoA thioesterase; protein product: MSSWIAQLLNFARDGDTFIAPQPTDGPGRSLFGGLIAAQALGAAGRTVEPDKLPQSLHLYFVRGGQYGVDVEFHVERTRDGRSFDTRRVTAKQHGKTILEMIASFHIPEPGADWQRPEVVGLEFDVAVPKAPSLTAADHFDIRVRPEDAGAFAVPPFWIRTKDQIEDDTLIRAAALTFMSDFGPVPVARPDGTHLHDGFAASLDHAVWFHRPFVPHDWHRYEVTRLNNTDSRGLVTGALYDTDGVLIASTSQEALWRL
- a CDS encoding class I SAM-dependent methyltransferase — translated: MVQRRGFNDTVTRFWGFAAPAYDTQVLQRIVYQPAQDEVLAQLRAHDALTVADIGCGTGIFADRIERELNAVVTGVDMSEGMLAQAKARSSKVTWVTAPAEELPFNDGALDAVVTTSAFHWFDQPAALREFHRVLKPGGIAAVTTISPRQVLPLHALSSHILNPAHNPSPAEMKKLFEGAGFTVSEQHRVKRPVWTLIVSDLLTVGTK